From one Papio anubis isolate 15944 chromosome 12, Panubis1.0, whole genome shotgun sequence genomic stretch:
- the DDX25 gene encoding ATP-dependent RNA helicase DDX25 isoform X1 gives MASLLWGGDAGAAESERLNSHFSNLSHPRKNLRGVKSTTVRNIDGSINNIKEDDEDDVVDLAANSLLNKLIRQSLVESSHRVEVLQKDPSSPLYSVKTFEELRLKEELLKGIYAMGFNRPSKIQEMALPMMLAHPPQNLIAQSQSGTGKTAAFVLAMLSRVNALELFPQCLCLAPTYELALQTGRVVEQMGKFCVDVQVMYAIRGNRIPRGTDITKQIIIGTPGTVLDWCFKLKLIDLTKIRVFVLDEADVMIDTQGFSDHSIRIQRALPSECQMLLFSATFEDSVWHFAERIIPDPNVIKLRKEELTLNNIRQYYVLCEHRKDKYQALCNIYGSITIGQAIIFCQTRRNAKWLTVEMIQDGHQVSLLSGELTVEQRASIIQRFRDGKEKVLITTNVCARGIDVKQVTIVVNFDLPVKQGEEPDYETYLHRIGRTGRFGKKGLAFNMIEVDKLPSLMKIQDHFNSSIKQLNAEDMDEIEKIDY, from the exons ATGGTTCTATTAATAACATCAaagaagatgatgaagatgatgtaG tggATTTGGCAGCCAATTCACTCTTAAACAAGTTAATCCGTCAGTCCTTAGTAGAATCCAGTCACCGTGTGGAAGTTTTACAGAAGGATCCCAGCTCTCCACTTTACTCAGTAAAGACATTTGAAGAGCTGCGGCT aaagGAAGAGTTACTAAAAGGAATCTATGCAATGGGATTTAATAGGCCATCCAAAATCCAAGAGATGGCTCTCCCTATGATGCTGGCACATCC ACCCCAGAACCTCATAGCACAGAGCCAGTCGGGAACAGGAAAGACAGCGGCATTCGTGTTGGCAATGTTAAGCAGGGTTAATGCCTTGGAATTGTTCCCACAG TGCCTCTGCCTAGCTCCTACTTATGAATTGGCTCTGCAAACTGGCCGTGTGGTTGAGCAGATGGGAAAATTCTGTGTGGATGTTCAAGTGATGTATGCCATTCGAGGGAATCGAA TTCCCAGAGGCACCGACATCACTAAACAGATTATAATTGGCACTCCTGGGACTGTCCTAGATTGGTGTTTTAAACTAAAATTGATTGATTTGACTAAGATTCGTGTGTTTGTCCTGGATGAAGCAGATGTGATGATTGACACTCAAGGATTCTCAGATCATAGTATTCGTATTCAAAG AGCTCTACCCTCCGAATGCCAAATGCTCCTCTTTTCAGCAACCTTTGAGGACTCTGTGTGGCACTTTGCTGAACGAATCATCCCTGACCCTAATGTTATCAAGTTACGCAAAGAGGAGCTTACCCTGAACAACATCCGGCAATATTACGTGTTGTGTGAGCACAGGAAAGACAAATACCAGGCTCTGTGCAACATTTATGGCAGCATCACCATTGGCCAGGCCATCATCTTCTGCCAG ACTCGTCGAAACGCTAAGTGGTTGACCGTGGAGATGATACAGGATGGCCACCAGGTGTCTTTGTTGAGCGGGGAACTGACCGTGGAGCAGCGAGCTTCCATCATTCAGAGGTTTCGGGATGGGAAAGAGAAGGTTCTCATAACAACTAATGTTTGCGCTCGAG GGATTGATGTGAAGCAGGTCACGATTGTTGTGAACTTTGATCTCCCTGTAAAACAAGGAGAGGAGCCAGACTATGAGACCTACCTCCACCGCATAGGGCGGACAGGGCGCTTTGGGAAGAAGGGCCTTGCCTTCAACATGATTGAAGTGGATAAGCTGCCCTCGCTCATGAAAATCCAGGACCACTTTA aCAGCAGTATTAAACAACTCAACGCTGAAGACATGGATGAAATTGAAAAGATTGACTATTGA
- the DDX25 gene encoding ATP-dependent RNA helicase DDX25 isoform X2, with amino-acid sequence MREGFGRGPQRETPSPPPREFSNLSHPRKNLRGVKSTTVRNIDGSINNIKEDDEDDVVDLAANSLLNKLIRQSLVESSHRVEVLQKDPSSPLYSVKTFEELRLKEELLKGIYAMGFNRPSKIQEMALPMMLAHPPQNLIAQSQSGTGKTAAFVLAMLSRVNALELFPQCLCLAPTYELALQTGRVVEQMGKFCVDVQVMYAIRGNRIPRGTDITKQIIIGTPGTVLDWCFKLKLIDLTKIRVFVLDEADVMIDTQGFSDHSIRIQRALPSECQMLLFSATFEDSVWHFAERIIPDPNVIKLRKEELTLNNIRQYYVLCEHRKDKYQALCNIYGSITIGQAIIFCQTRRNAKWLTVEMIQDGHQVSLLSGELTVEQRASIIQRFRDGKEKVLITTNVCARGIDVKQVTIVVNFDLPVKQGEEPDYETYLHRIGRTGRFGKKGLAFNMIEVDKLPSLMKIQDHFNSSIKQLNAEDMDEIEKIDY; translated from the exons ATGGTTCTATTAATAACATCAaagaagatgatgaagatgatgtaG tggATTTGGCAGCCAATTCACTCTTAAACAAGTTAATCCGTCAGTCCTTAGTAGAATCCAGTCACCGTGTGGAAGTTTTACAGAAGGATCCCAGCTCTCCACTTTACTCAGTAAAGACATTTGAAGAGCTGCGGCT aaagGAAGAGTTACTAAAAGGAATCTATGCAATGGGATTTAATAGGCCATCCAAAATCCAAGAGATGGCTCTCCCTATGATGCTGGCACATCC ACCCCAGAACCTCATAGCACAGAGCCAGTCGGGAACAGGAAAGACAGCGGCATTCGTGTTGGCAATGTTAAGCAGGGTTAATGCCTTGGAATTGTTCCCACAG TGCCTCTGCCTAGCTCCTACTTATGAATTGGCTCTGCAAACTGGCCGTGTGGTTGAGCAGATGGGAAAATTCTGTGTGGATGTTCAAGTGATGTATGCCATTCGAGGGAATCGAA TTCCCAGAGGCACCGACATCACTAAACAGATTATAATTGGCACTCCTGGGACTGTCCTAGATTGGTGTTTTAAACTAAAATTGATTGATTTGACTAAGATTCGTGTGTTTGTCCTGGATGAAGCAGATGTGATGATTGACACTCAAGGATTCTCAGATCATAGTATTCGTATTCAAAG AGCTCTACCCTCCGAATGCCAAATGCTCCTCTTTTCAGCAACCTTTGAGGACTCTGTGTGGCACTTTGCTGAACGAATCATCCCTGACCCTAATGTTATCAAGTTACGCAAAGAGGAGCTTACCCTGAACAACATCCGGCAATATTACGTGTTGTGTGAGCACAGGAAAGACAAATACCAGGCTCTGTGCAACATTTATGGCAGCATCACCATTGGCCAGGCCATCATCTTCTGCCAG ACTCGTCGAAACGCTAAGTGGTTGACCGTGGAGATGATACAGGATGGCCACCAGGTGTCTTTGTTGAGCGGGGAACTGACCGTGGAGCAGCGAGCTTCCATCATTCAGAGGTTTCGGGATGGGAAAGAGAAGGTTCTCATAACAACTAATGTTTGCGCTCGAG GGATTGATGTGAAGCAGGTCACGATTGTTGTGAACTTTGATCTCCCTGTAAAACAAGGAGAGGAGCCAGACTATGAGACCTACCTCCACCGCATAGGGCGGACAGGGCGCTTTGGGAAGAAGGGCCTTGCCTTCAACATGATTGAAGTGGATAAGCTGCCCTCGCTCATGAAAATCCAGGACCACTTTA aCAGCAGTATTAAACAACTCAACGCTGAAGACATGGATGAAATTGAAAAGATTGACTATTGA